In Haloarcula sp. H-GB4, a single genomic region encodes these proteins:
- a CDS encoding V-type ATP synthase subunit C, which translates to MSSRTGTSGQGSNYEYVIARVRARSASLFDDDDYRKLVRMGTGEIARFMEETEYETEMNALGSRYDGVDLVEYALNRNLAKHFDDLLRWSEGALYDYIARYLRKFDVWNVKTVIRGLYSDAERTEVEDDLIRAGEFTDRRIEDLLNAGSIEEVVEQLDDTIFGESLAEAFDVYEESGVLVPLENALDRAFYETLLSGLPDNPEIDSPTGLYVEFLETEVDFRNLRNALRLARSGADLDPSEYFIEGGQLFDAQEVAQLSTNLDQLVSAVRESKYGDDLDQALSALEEADNLIDFERALDAALLEYADRLSNRYPLSVCPVLSYVLAKEREVDNIRAIARGREAGLGPDEIEQELVIL; encoded by the coding sequence ATGAGTTCGCGAACGGGAACGAGCGGCCAGGGAAGCAACTACGAGTACGTCATCGCACGGGTTCGTGCCCGCAGCGCATCCCTGTTTGACGATGACGACTATCGGAAGCTGGTCCGCATGGGGACGGGCGAAATCGCCCGCTTCATGGAGGAAACGGAGTACGAGACCGAGATGAACGCGCTCGGCTCCCGGTACGATGGCGTTGACCTCGTCGAGTACGCGCTGAACCGCAACCTTGCGAAACACTTCGACGACCTGCTTCGCTGGTCTGAGGGCGCGCTGTACGATTACATTGCCCGATACCTGCGAAAATTCGACGTGTGGAACGTCAAAACGGTCATCCGCGGGCTCTACTCGGACGCAGAGCGGACCGAGGTCGAGGACGACCTTATCCGGGCCGGCGAGTTCACTGACCGGCGAATCGAGGACTTGCTGAACGCCGGCTCTATCGAGGAGGTCGTCGAACAACTCGACGACACCATCTTCGGCGAATCGCTGGCCGAAGCGTTCGACGTGTACGAGGAAAGCGGCGTTCTCGTGCCGCTGGAGAACGCGCTCGACCGCGCGTTCTACGAAACACTGCTGTCGGGGCTTCCGGACAACCCGGAGATTGACAGCCCGACCGGGCTGTACGTCGAGTTCCTGGAGACGGAAGTCGACTTCCGAAACCTCCGGAATGCGCTCCGGCTGGCCCGCAGTGGCGCGGACCTTGACCCCTCGGAATACTTCATCGAGGGTGGACAGCTGTTCGACGCACAGGAGGTCGCACAGCTGTCGACGAATCTCGATCAGCTGGTCAGCGCCGTCCGCGAGAGCAAGTACGGCGACGACCTTGACCAGGCGCTGTCGGCGCTTGAGGAGGCCGACAACCTCATCGACTTCGAGCGGGCGCTGGACGCGGCGCTACTCGAATACGCCGACCGGCTCTCGAACCGCTACCCGCTGTCGGTCTGTCCGGTGCTGTCCTATGTCCTCGCCAAGGAACGCGAGGTCGACAACATCCGGGCTATCGCCCGCGGTCGTGAGGCCGGCCTCGGCCCCGACGAAATCGAACAGGAGCTGGTGATACTATGA
- a CDS encoding V-type ATP synthase subunit F, with amino-acid sequence MSQEIAVIGSPEFTTGFRLAGVRKFADVPSDEKDEQLDDVVEEMLNDDDVGIVVMHDDDLSHLSRGVRQDAETSVEPVMVTLGGGTGSGGLREQIKRAIGIDLMDED; translated from the coding sequence ATGAGCCAGGAGATCGCTGTCATCGGAAGCCCGGAGTTCACGACGGGCTTTCGGCTAGCTGGCGTCCGCAAATTCGCGGACGTGCCTTCCGACGAGAAAGACGAGCAGCTCGACGACGTCGTCGAGGAGATGCTCAACGACGACGATGTCGGTATCGTCGTGATGCACGACGACGACCTGTCGCATCTCTCACGCGGTGTCAGACAGGACGCGGAGACGAGTGTCGAGCCGGTGATGGTCACGCTCGGCGGCGGCACTGGGAGCGGCGGACTGCGTGAACAGATCAAGCGAGCCATCGGTATCGACCTGATGGACGAGGACTAA
- a CDS encoding ATP synthase subunit A, with protein MSQATDTDVREDGIIESVSGPVVTARDLDARMNDVVYVGSEGLMGEVIEIEGNITTIQVYEETSGVSPGEPVEGTGSPLSVDLGPGMLDAIYDGVQRPLDVLEEKMGSAFLDRGVDAPGIDLEKTWEFTPEVEEGDEVESGDIIGTVPETPSIDHKVMVPPDSEGGEVVAIESGNFNVEETVVELDNGEEIQMHQEWPVRQQRPTVEKETPTEPLISGQRVLDGLFPIAKGGTAAIPGPFGSGKTVTQHQLAKWADADIVVYVGCGERGNEMTEVIEDFPELEDPTTGNALMDRTCLIANTSNMPVAARESCVYTGITIAEYFRDMGYDVALMADSTSRWAEAMREISSRLEEMPGEEGYPAYLSARLSEFYERAGYFENINGTEGSVSVIGAVSPPGGDFSEPVTQNTLRIVKTFWALDADLAERRHFPSINWNESYSLYRDQLDPWFEDNVRADWPETRQWAIDTLDEEAELQEIVQLVGKDALPEDQQLTLEIARYLREAWLQQNAFHDVDTFCEPEKTYRIMDAAKTYNDAAFEALDAGVPVEEITDIDAAPRLNRIGVQEDWNEYIDDLEDEIESQLRELY; from the coding sequence ATGAGTCAAGCAACAGACACAGACGTCCGCGAGGACGGCATTATCGAAAGCGTCTCGGGACCGGTCGTAACGGCTCGGGACCTCGACGCCCGGATGAACGACGTCGTTTACGTCGGCTCGGAAGGGCTGATGGGCGAGGTCATCGAGATCGAAGGAAACATCACCACGATTCAGGTGTACGAGGAGACCTCCGGTGTCTCCCCCGGCGAACCCGTCGAAGGGACGGGATCGCCGCTCTCCGTGGACCTCGGGCCGGGTATGCTCGACGCCATCTACGATGGTGTCCAGCGCCCGCTCGACGTGCTCGAAGAGAAGATGGGGTCGGCGTTCCTCGACCGTGGTGTCGACGCGCCGGGCATCGACCTGGAGAAGACCTGGGAGTTCACTCCTGAAGTCGAGGAAGGCGACGAGGTCGAATCCGGCGATATCATCGGTACCGTTCCCGAGACGCCAAGCATCGACCACAAGGTGATGGTCCCGCCCGACTCCGAGGGTGGCGAGGTCGTCGCCATCGAATCGGGTAACTTCAACGTCGAAGAGACCGTCGTCGAACTGGACAACGGCGAAGAGATCCAGATGCACCAGGAGTGGCCGGTGCGCCAGCAGCGACCGACCGTGGAAAAGGAGACCCCGACGGAACCGCTCATCTCCGGTCAGCGTGTGCTTGATGGCCTGTTCCCAATTGCGAAAGGCGGGACAGCCGCCATTCCCGGGCCATTCGGGTCCGGGAAGACGGTCACCCAGCACCAGCTCGCCAAGTGGGCCGACGCGGACATCGTCGTCTACGTCGGCTGTGGCGAGCGTGGCAACGAGATGACTGAGGTAATTGAGGACTTCCCGGAACTCGAGGACCCGACCACCGGCAACGCGCTGATGGACCGGACCTGCCTCATTGCGAACACGTCGAACATGCCTGTCGCGGCGCGTGAATCTTGCGTGTACACGGGCATCACCATCGCGGAGTACTTCCGCGACATGGGGTACGACGTGGCGCTGATGGCCGACTCCACCTCCCGGTGGGCCGAGGCCATGCGTGAGATTTCATCCCGACTCGAAGAGATGCCGGGCGAGGAGGGGTACCCCGCGTACCTCTCCGCTCGGCTGAGCGAGTTCTACGAGCGCGCCGGGTACTTCGAGAATATCAACGGCACCGAGGGCTCTGTCTCAGTCATTGGGGCCGTCTCGCCGCCGGGCGGGGACTTCTCCGAGCCAGTCACTCAGAACACGCTGCGTATCGTCAAGACGTTCTGGGCGCTGGACGCTGACCTGGCCGAACGCCGGCACTTCCCCTCTATCAACTGGAACGAGTCGTACTCGCTGTATCGCGACCAGCTCGACCCGTGGTTCGAGGACAACGTCCGGGCTGACTGGCCGGAGACGCGCCAGTGGGCTATCGACACGCTGGACGAGGAAGCGGAACTGCAGGAGATTGTCCAGCTCGTCGGGAAGGACGCGCTGCCGGAAGACCAGCAGCTGACGCTCGAGATTGCGCGCTACCTGCGCGAGGCGTGGCTCCAGCAGAACGCCTTCCACGACGTGGACACGTTCTGTGAGCCCGAGAAGACCTACCGCATCATGGACGCCGCCAAGACGTACAACGATGCGGCCTTCGAGGCGCTGGATGCCGGTGTCCCTGTCGAGGAGATCACCGACATTGACGCCGCGCCGCGGCTCAACCGTATCGGTGTCCAAGAGGACTGGAACGAGTATATCGACGACCTCGAAGACGAAATCGAGTCTCAACTGCGGGAGCTGTACTAA
- a CDS encoding ATP synthase subunit B has translation MKEYQTITEISGPLVFVETDEPVGYDDIVEIELSDGETRRGQVLESASDYVAIQVFEGTEGIDRDASVRFLGETMKMPVTEDLLGRVMDGTGQPIDGGPEIVPDERRDIVGEAINPFSREYPEEFIQTGVSAIDGMNTLVRGQKLPIFSASGLPHNDLALQIARQATVPEEEEEGDDDEGSEFAVIFGAMGITAEEANEFMDDFERTGALERSVVFMNLADDPAVERTITPRLALTTAEYLAFEKDYHVLVILTDMTNYCEALREIGAAREEVPGRRGYPGYMYTDLAQLYERAGRIEGREGSVTQLPILTMPGDDDTHPIPDLTGYITEGQIYIDRDLNSQGIQPPINVLPSLSRLMDDGIGEGLTRADHADVKDQIFAAYAEGEDLRDLVNIVGREALSELDNKYLDFADRFEEEFVDQGTDTARSIDETLELGWDLLSMLPKDALNRIDEDLIEEHYREDETAETVEA, from the coding sequence ATGAAAGAGTATCAGACAATCACGGAGATCAGCGGACCGCTGGTGTTCGTCGAGACCGACGAACCGGTCGGCTACGACGACATCGTCGAAATCGAGCTCAGCGACGGCGAGACCCGCCGTGGCCAGGTGCTCGAATCCGCGAGCGACTACGTCGCCATTCAGGTGTTCGAGGGCACCGAAGGTATCGACCGCGATGCCTCGGTTCGCTTCCTCGGCGAGACGATGAAGATGCCCGTCACCGAGGACCTCCTCGGACGGGTCATGGACGGGACCGGCCAGCCGATCGACGGCGGGCCCGAGATTGTCCCCGACGAACGCCGCGACATCGTCGGTGAGGCGATCAACCCGTTCTCCCGGGAGTACCCTGAGGAGTTCATCCAGACCGGTGTTTCGGCCATCGACGGCATGAACACGCTCGTCCGCGGCCAGAAACTGCCGATTTTCTCCGCCTCCGGCCTGCCACACAACGACCTGGCGCTCCAGATCGCGCGACAGGCAACGGTGCCGGAAGAGGAGGAGGAAGGCGACGACGACGAAGGGTCAGAGTTCGCCGTCATCTTCGGTGCGATGGGTATCACAGCTGAAGAGGCAAACGAGTTCATGGACGACTTCGAGCGTACCGGCGCGCTGGAACGCTCTGTCGTCTTCATGAACCTCGCAGACGACCCAGCCGTCGAGCGGACGATTACGCCACGGCTGGCGCTGACCACCGCCGAGTACCTCGCCTTCGAGAAGGACTACCACGTCCTGGTCATCCTGACGGACATGACCAACTACTGTGAGGCACTGCGCGAAATCGGTGCCGCGCGTGAGGAGGTCCCGGGCCGGCGTGGCTACCCCGGATACATGTACACTGACCTGGCACAGCTCTACGAGCGTGCCGGTCGGATCGAGGGCCGGGAGGGCTCTGTGACCCAGCTCCCGATCCTGACGATGCCGGGCGACGACGACACGCACCCGATTCCGGATCTGACCGGCTACATTACTGAGGGTCAGATCTACATCGACCGCGATCTCAACAGCCAGGGCATCCAGCCGCCGATCAATGTCCTGCCAAGCCTGTCGCGGCTGATGGACGACGGTATCGGCGAGGGACTCACCCGCGCTGATCATGCCGACGTGAAAGACCAGATCTTCGCCGCGTACGCGGAAGGTGAGGACCTGCGCGACCTCGTGAACATCGTCGGTCGCGAGGCGCTGTCGGAACTGGACAACAAGTATCTGGACTTCGCCGACCGCTTCGAGGAGGAGTTCGTCGATCAGGGCACCGACACGGCCCGCAGTATCGACGAGACGCTCGAACTCGGCTGGGACCTGCTCTCGATGCTTCCGAAAGATGCGCTGAACCGCATCGATGAGGACCTGATCGAGGAGCACTACCGCGAGGACGAGACCGCCGAAACCGTCGAGGCCTGA
- a CDS encoding bacteriorhodopsin gives MPAPGSEATWLWLGTAGMFLGMLYFIARGWGETDSRRQKFYIATILITAIAFVNYLAMALGFGLTIIEFGGSEHPIYWARYTDWLFTTPLLLYDLGLLAGADRNTIYSLVSLDVLMIGTGVVATLSAGSGVLSAGAERLVWWGISTAFLLVLLYFLFSSLSGRVADLPSDTRSTFKTLRNLVTVVWLVYPVWWLVGSEGLGLVGIGIETAGFMVIDLTAKVGFGIILLRSHGVLDGAAETTGTGATPADD, from the coding sequence ATGCCAGCACCAGGGAGCGAAGCGACTTGGCTGTGGTTAGGTACAGCGGGCATGTTCCTCGGCATGCTATACTTCATCGCGCGCGGCTGGGGTGAGACCGACAGCAGGCGTCAGAAGTTCTACATCGCGACAATACTGATCACGGCAATCGCGTTCGTGAATTACCTCGCGATGGCGCTTGGCTTCGGGTTGACGATTATCGAGTTCGGCGGGTCGGAACACCCCATCTACTGGGCGCGATACACCGACTGGCTGTTCACGACGCCGTTGCTGTTGTATGACCTCGGGCTGCTCGCAGGAGCAGACCGAAACACCATTTACTCGCTTGTCAGCCTCGACGTGCTGATGATCGGTACCGGTGTGGTCGCAACGCTGAGCGCAGGCAGCGGCGTGCTGTCGGCCGGTGCGGAACGGCTGGTCTGGTGGGGTATTAGTACCGCCTTCCTGCTGGTCCTGCTGTACTTCCTGTTCAGTTCGCTGTCTGGTCGGGTTGCAGACCTGCCCAGTGACACGCGAAGCACGTTCAAGACGTTGCGCAACCTTGTCACGGTCGTCTGGCTGGTCTACCCAGTCTGGTGGCTCGTCGGCAGTGAAGGACTCGGCCTCGTCGGTATCGGGATCGAGACGGCCGGCTTCATGGTCATCGACCTGACCGCCAAGGTCGGCTTCGGTATCATCCTGCTCCGGAGCCACGGCGTGCTTGACGGCGCGGCCGAGACGACCGGCACTGGCGCAACGCCTGCAGACGACTAA
- a CDS encoding V-type ATP synthase subunit D encodes MAKDVKPTRKNLMQIEDRIELSERGHDTLEKKRDGLIMEFMDILDQAQDVRDDLDGSYERAQRAINMARAMEGDVAVRGAAAALKEHPELTTQSKNIMGVVVPQIESSKVRKSLDERGYGVMGTSARIDEAAEAYEELLENIILAAEVETAMKKMLEEIETTKRRVNALEFKLLPDLYDNQEYIEQKLEEQEREEIFRMKKIKAKKEEEEDALAAEEEAQEEPEAVTADD; translated from the coding sequence ATGGCTAAGGACGTCAAACCCACGCGAAAGAATCTGATGCAGATCGAGGACCGCATCGAGCTGTCCGAGCGTGGGCACGACACGCTGGAGAAGAAGCGTGACGGCCTCATTATGGAGTTCATGGACATCTTGGACCAAGCGCAGGACGTCCGTGACGACCTCGACGGCTCCTATGAGCGGGCCCAGCGCGCGATCAACATGGCCCGGGCGATGGAAGGCGACGTGGCCGTCCGCGGGGCCGCCGCAGCACTGAAAGAACACCCCGAACTGACGACCCAGTCCAAGAACATCATGGGCGTCGTCGTCCCGCAGATCGAGTCAAGCAAGGTTCGAAAGTCACTGGACGAACGCGGCTACGGCGTCATGGGGACCTCGGCCCGCATCGATGAGGCCGCCGAGGCCTACGAGGAACTGCTTGAGAACATCATCCTCGCCGCCGAAGTCGAGACAGCGATGAAGAAGATGCTCGAGGAAATCGAGACGACGAAGCGCCGTGTCAACGCCCTCGAATTCAAGCTTCTGCCCGACCTCTACGACAATCAGGAGTACATCGAGCAGAAACTCGAAGAGCAGGAGCGTGAGGAGATCTTCCGCATGAAGAAGATCAAAGCCAAGAAGGAAGAAGAAGAGGACGCGCTCGCGGCTGAGGAGGAAGCACAAGAAGAACCCGAAGCGGTCACTGCTGACGACTGA
- a CDS encoding DUF6276 family protein, translating into MSCPECGGDLVSFPVPADRQQFLPGDVPGASVCRSCLALHPETEPPAAVPDFTGLDDAIPDDDGAAIPLVLLVGLLDSLAMHREEITALLERIEREGVDPLLALDRLDASYGEAAHVDLGRRRQQLEQLL; encoded by the coding sequence ATGTCCTGTCCCGAGTGCGGTGGCGACCTCGTTTCGTTCCCAGTCCCGGCCGACCGCCAGCAATTTCTCCCCGGAGACGTACCGGGTGCCAGCGTCTGCCGGTCCTGTCTGGCGCTTCACCCGGAGACCGAGCCGCCCGCTGCTGTGCCTGATTTCACGGGACTTGATGATGCAATTCCCGATGATGACGGCGCAGCGATCCCGCTGGTGTTGCTCGTTGGGCTGCTTGATTCACTCGCAATGCACCGCGAAGAGATCACTGCGCTGCTAGAGCGTATCGAGCGCGAGGGCGTTGACCCACTGCTGGCACTGGACCGTCTCGACGCCAGCTACGGGGAAGCGGCTCATGTCGACCTCGGGCGTCGTCGTCAGCAACTCGAACAGTTGCTGTGA
- the prf1 gene encoding peptide chain release factor aRF-1, protein MSEQQEQEQSDKQKYEFRKVIEELKGYQGSGTQLVSIYIPEDKLISDVVAHVTQEHSEASNIKSKDTRTAVQDALTSIKDRLRYYDVRPPDNGLVVFSGAFDTGGGRTDMVTKVLESPPDPIESFRYHCDSEFLTEPLEHMLADKGLFGLIVLDRREANVGWLKGKRVEPVKSASSLVPGKQRKGGQSAQRFARLRLEAIDNFYQEVAGMANDLFVADRHELDGILVGGPSPTKDEFLDGDYLHHELQDMVLGKFDVAYTDESGLYDLVDAADEVLAEHEMLRDKELMEDFFKQLHNGDKATYGFDQTRQNLNMGAVEQLLISEDLRKDVVAYTCENGHDEYELINSSAGTDDHECSRCGGTVDADDGEREDAIDHLMQLAEQRGTETVFISTDFEKGEQLLTAFGGVAGLLRYSTGV, encoded by the coding sequence ATGAGCGAGCAGCAGGAACAGGAACAATCTGACAAGCAGAAATATGAGTTCCGGAAGGTCATAGAGGAACTCAAGGGGTACCAGGGTTCGGGAACCCAACTCGTCTCTATCTACATCCCCGAGGACAAGCTGATCAGCGACGTCGTCGCCCACGTCACCCAAGAACACTCCGAAGCTTCGAACATCAAATCGAAGGACACCCGGACAGCGGTGCAAGACGCGCTCACTTCGATCAAGGACCGACTCCGGTACTACGACGTGCGGCCACCCGACAACGGACTGGTCGTGTTCTCGGGTGCGTTCGACACTGGCGGCGGCCGAACCGACATGGTGACGAAGGTCCTCGAATCACCACCGGACCCCATCGAGTCGTTCCGCTACCACTGTGACTCGGAGTTCCTCACCGAGCCGCTGGAGCACATGCTGGCTGATAAAGGGCTGTTCGGCCTCATCGTGCTCGACCGGCGAGAGGCAAACGTCGGCTGGCTGAAGGGCAAACGCGTTGAACCCGTCAAGTCCGCCTCCTCACTGGTCCCGGGCAAACAGCGGAAAGGTGGCCAGTCCGCCCAGCGTTTCGCCCGCCTCCGGCTGGAAGCTATCGACAATTTCTATCAGGAGGTCGCCGGCATGGCGAACGACCTGTTCGTCGCCGACCGCCACGAACTTGACGGCATCCTCGTGGGCGGCCCTTCACCGACCAAAGACGAGTTTCTCGACGGCGACTACCTCCACCACGAGCTACAGGACATGGTGCTCGGGAAGTTCGACGTGGCCTACACCGACGAGTCAGGGCTGTACGACCTCGTTGACGCGGCCGACGAGGTGCTGGCCGAACACGAAATGCTCCGGGACAAGGAGCTCATGGAGGACTTCTTCAAGCAGCTCCACAACGGAGACAAGGCCACCTATGGCTTCGACCAGACGCGCCAGAATCTCAACATGGGCGCGGTCGAACAGCTGCTCATCTCCGAGGACCTCCGGAAAGACGTGGTCGCCTACACCTGCGAGAACGGCCACGACGAGTACGAGCTCATCAACAGCAGCGCCGGGACTGACGACCACGAGTGCTCCCGCTGTGGGGGCACCGTCGACGCCGACGACGGCGAGCGCGAAGACGCCATCGACCACCTGATGCAACTGGCCGAGCAGCGTGGTACCGAGACGGTGTTCATTTCGACTGACTTCGAAAAGGGCGAACAGCTGCTGACCGCCTTCGGCGGCGTCGCCGGTCTGCTGCGCTACTCGACAGGCGTCTAA
- a CDS encoding AAA family ATPase, producing the protein MAGYVCTIAGGKGGVGKTTTAVNLGAVLQEMDYDVAVVDADLGMANLGSMLSVEPEKSLHEILAGEAAVSEALTDAPGGLTVIPGEQSLEAFADADPAKLRKVIKTLRNAYDVVLIDTGAGLSHEVAVPLGLADGIVLVTTPDDVAVGDTVKTAQLANRIDGTVLGSIINRATRHTDVAAIAEQMEFPLLAVIPDDPQATTEEPLVLNAPESTAADAYQRLTEALEGVFFRGESPETDIETILDDEWFLDDTEDHSDADDEDSGGVFGLFN; encoded by the coding sequence ATGGCGGGGTATGTGTGTACGATTGCGGGCGGCAAGGGCGGCGTCGGAAAGACGACGACCGCGGTAAATCTTGGAGCCGTCCTGCAGGAGATGGACTACGACGTAGCCGTCGTCGACGCAGATCTGGGTATGGCGAATCTCGGCTCGATGCTCTCCGTGGAGCCCGAAAAGAGCCTCCACGAGATTCTGGCTGGCGAGGCTGCGGTGAGTGAGGCTTTGACTGATGCGCCGGGTGGGCTCACGGTGATTCCGGGCGAACAGTCGCTTGAGGCGTTTGCGGACGCTGACCCCGCAAAGCTCAGGAAAGTTATCAAGACGCTCCGAAATGCCTACGACGTGGTGTTGATAGACACTGGGGCTGGACTGAGCCACGAAGTCGCTGTGCCGCTTGGGCTGGCTGATGGAATCGTCCTTGTCACGACCCCTGACGACGTTGCGGTGGGTGATACGGTCAAAACGGCCCAGCTAGCGAACCGAATCGACGGGACCGTCCTCGGTTCGATCATCAACCGCGCGACCCGCCACACTGATGTCGCGGCCATTGCCGAGCAGATGGAGTTCCCGCTGCTTGCGGTCATTCCGGACGACCCGCAGGCGACGACCGAGGAACCACTCGTACTCAACGCCCCTGAGAGCACGGCTGCAGACGCCTATCAGCGGCTGACCGAAGCGCTGGAGGGTGTGTTCTTCCGTGGCGAGAGTCCCGAAACGGATATCGAGACAATACTTGACGATGAGTGGTTCCTCGACGACACCGAGGATCACTCCGATGCCGACGACGAGGACTCTGGCGGCGTGTTCGGCCTCTTTAACTGA
- a CDS encoding helix-turn-helix domain-containing protein, translating to MGLIAEFQIYCDALPLVSVAETVPEASITLSLQYNHGRRPLFIATVTGGSQQTVEQALTNAYDVQEWTRIGTAGDTRRYQAVPALSFEEQLGDEIDDLDRLEALATADAIIEQITVTGDGWEQMGWFADRAAFTEFSSFWQRNAEFGLERLTRDAEPKSPGNGLTDRQLEALRTAYEMGYFEIPRRASLDAVATELDISASSLSERLRRAQTQLIQETVATLWPPLPD from the coding sequence ATGGGGCTCATTGCAGAGTTTCAGATATACTGCGATGCGTTGCCGCTCGTGTCGGTTGCAGAGACGGTCCCCGAAGCGTCGATTACCCTCTCCCTCCAGTATAACCACGGTCGTCGTCCGCTGTTTATCGCAACCGTGACCGGTGGCTCCCAACAGACTGTCGAGCAGGCACTCACCAACGCCTACGACGTTCAGGAGTGGACACGCATTGGGACGGCCGGCGACACCCGACGGTATCAGGCAGTGCCGGCGCTGAGCTTCGAAGAGCAACTCGGTGACGAAATTGACGACCTGGACAGACTCGAAGCACTCGCCACGGCAGACGCGATAATCGAACAGATAACCGTGACCGGGGATGGGTGGGAGCAAATGGGCTGGTTCGCCGACAGGGCGGCGTTCACCGAGTTTTCCTCGTTTTGGCAACGGAACGCGGAGTTCGGGCTGGAGCGGCTGACTCGAGACGCGGAGCCGAAGTCGCCCGGGAACGGGCTCACTGACCGACAGCTGGAGGCGCTACGGACGGCGTACGAGATGGGGTATTTTGAAATCCCGCGACGTGCATCACTGGACGCCGTGGCGACGGAATTGGATATCTCTGCGTCGTCACTCTCAGAGCGACTGCGCCGGGCACAGACCCAGCTCATTCAGGAAACGGTCGCGACGCTATGGCCGCCGCTTCCGGACTGA
- a CDS encoding alpha/beta fold hydrolase, translating into MQPTQPTGEIEVEFERYGDGQPLVLLHGGMAPTEYWGPVVPAFEGYGAVVPQRPGFGTCLDSAAETSADEVLDREIKYVQALVDAVDGDPILFGHSYGALIAIEAASVTSVKAVIAYEPAVLPAEYRTDADLADRMESLVQDGKRAEAVKRYIEQVLHPDGIVDLDAWLAEWPVWPDCVGLAEEVVRMNRSVEQYRLPDRLGVDAPTLVLSGTDGPDFLRHSARNVHDALPRSRFVEFDGVSHSGPAEAPNLIAAEVDAFLEN; encoded by the coding sequence ATGCAGCCAACACAACCGACAGGTGAGATCGAAGTCGAATTCGAGCGCTACGGTGATGGCCAGCCACTCGTTCTCTTACACGGTGGGATGGCCCCTACGGAGTACTGGGGACCGGTCGTACCGGCGTTCGAGGGATACGGCGCTGTCGTCCCCCAGCGACCGGGGTTCGGGACCTGTCTCGACTCCGCCGCGGAAACGAGCGCCGACGAGGTACTGGACCGCGAGATCAAGTACGTTCAGGCGCTTGTCGACGCTGTCGACGGCGACCCAATCTTGTTCGGCCACTCGTACGGCGCACTTATCGCTATTGAGGCCGCGTCGGTTACGTCGGTCAAGGCAGTTATCGCGTACGAACCGGCGGTACTTCCCGCGGAGTACCGGACCGACGCTGACCTCGCCGACCGGATGGAATCGCTCGTACAGGACGGAAAGCGAGCGGAAGCGGTGAAACGCTACATCGAACAGGTCCTTCACCCCGACGGCATCGTGGATCTTGACGCCTGGCTTGCGGAGTGGCCCGTCTGGCCCGACTGCGTGGGCCTTGCCGAGGAAGTTGTCCGGATGAACCGGTCCGTCGAACAGTACCGGCTTCCAGACCGCCTCGGTGTCGACGCACCCACTCTCGTTCTCTCCGGTACCGACGGTCCTGACTTCCTCCGGCACAGTGCTCGAAACGTCCACGATGCACTGCCTCGCAGTCGATTCGTCGAGTTCGACGGTGTCAGCCACAGCGGCCCCGCCGAGGCACCCAATTTGATCGCAGCGGAAGTCGACGCGTTCCTCGAAAACTAG